The genomic DNA CGCAATCACTGATGACAGGTGTAGAAATGGTTTATCGCACGCTTGTCGAAGCGCTTGAAGCAGAAGGGCTTGTTGAAATCGAAGCGCTTGATAAGGAATTCGATCCGAATTTCCACCAAGCGATTATGACAGGTTCGGATGAAGAAAAGGCTTCGGGCATTGTATTGGAAGACATGCAAAAAGGTTATATGTTAAAAGATCGTGTACTTCGACCGTCGATGGTTAAAGTAAACGAATAAAAATAGTAATATTTATATCCTAGGAGGAAATGAATCATGAGTAAAATTATTGGTATTGACTTAGGGACAACAAACTCAGTAGTAGCAGTATACGAAGGCGGAGAGCCGAAAGTTATTCCAAATCCAGAAGGTAACCGTACAACACCATCTGTTGTTGCATTTAAAAATGGTGAAAAACAAGTAGGGGAAGTTGCGAAGCGTCAATCGATTACAAACCCAAATACAATCATGTCTGTTAAGCGTCATATGGGCTCAGACTATAAAGTAAAAGTGGATGATAAAGAATATACACCACAAGAAGTATCTGCAATGATTCTTCAGTACATGAAAGGCTATGCAGAAGAGTATCTTGGCGAGCCAGTAACAAAAGCAGTTATTACAGTTCCAGCTTACTTCAGCGATGCACAGCGTCAAGCGACACAAGATGCAGGTAAAATTGCAGGTCTTGAGGTAGAGCGTATTATTAACGAGCCAACTGCAGCAGCACTTGCATATGGTCTTGATAAAACAGATGAAGACCAAACGATTCTTGTCTATGACCTTGGTGGTGGTACGTTTGACGTATCCATCCTTGAACTAGGCGATGGCGTATTCCAAGTTCTTGCAACTGCTGGAGACAATCAACTGGGTGGAGATGATTTCGATGACGTGATCATTAACTACCTTGTGGAAGAGTTCCGTAAAGAAAATGGTATCGACTTGTCTAAAGATAAAATGGCAATGCAACGTTTGAAAGATGGAGCGGAAAAAGCGAAAAAAGACTTGTCAGGTGTAACATCTGCACAAATTTCACTGCCATTCATCACAGCAGGCGAAGCAGGACCACTTCACCTTGAAGTATCACTTTCACGTGCGAAATTTGATGAGTTGACTGCACATCTTGTTGAGCGTTCAATGGTACCAACACGTCAAGCGATGAAAGATGCTGGATTATCTTCATCACAAATCGATCGCGTTATCCTTGTAGGTGGATCTACACGTATCCCAGCGGTTCAAGATGCGATTCAAAAAGAAACAGGTAAAGAACCATATAAAGGTGTAAACCCAGACGAAGTTGTCGCAATGGGAGCGGCTGTTCAAGGTTCAATCTTGAGCGGAGACGTAACAGACGTTGTTCTTCTTGACGTAACACCATTGTCACTTGGTATTGAAACAATGGGTAACGTATTTACAAAATTGATCGAACGGAATACAACAATTCCAACAAGTAAATCACAAGTGTTCTCAACAGCAGCAGACAACCAACCTGCAGTAGATATCCATGTTCTACAAGGAGAGCGTCCAATGTCAGCTGATAATAAAACACTTGGTCGTTTCCAATTGACGGATATTCCACCAGCACCACGTGGCGTTCCACAAATTGAAGTAACATTTGATATCGATAAAAATGGTATCGTAACGGTTAAAGCGAAAGACCTTGGTACACAAAAAGAGCAAGACATCACAATCCAAGCGAGCTCAGGTCTATCTGACGAAGAAATCGAGCGCATGGTAAAAGACGCAGAAGCAAATGCTGAAGCGGACCAAAAGCGTAAAGAAGAAGCAGACTTGAAAAACGAAGCAGACCAACTTGTCTTCATGGCTGAAAAAACGCTAAAAGACCTTGAAGGTAAAGTTTCTGAAGAAGAAGTGAAAAATGTTGAAGAAGCGAAGGAAGAATTGAAAGCTGCGCTTGAAGCAGGAGATTTCGATGAAATCCGCGCGAAGAAAGAGAAATTAGAGGAAATCGTGCAACAAATGACGATGAAACTCTATGAGCAAGCAGCAGCTGAAGGCGCTGAGGGTGCTGAAAATGCAGGCGGGCCACAAGATGATGGTGTAGTTGACGCTGATTTTGAAGAAATTATTGATGAAGATAAAAAATAAGAGTAGAGCGTGTTCACTATTGAACATAATCTAATGTTGTTGACGGAAAAGTCAAAGTCCGATATTCCGGCTTTGGCTTTTTCGATTTTTATTGACCGCACATAGTGATACAATAGGCTACAGGCAAAAGTATTTCGGGAGAGTGGAAAATGAGTAAACGAGATTATTATGAGGTGCTAGGTTTAACGAAATCAGCATCAAAAGACGAAATTAGGAAAGCGTACAGATCGCTTTCAAAGAAATATCACCCAGACTTGAACAAAGCGGCAGATGCAGAGGAGAAATTTAAAGAAGCAACAGAAGCTTATGAAGTGCTAAGTGATGAGACGAAAAAAGCGAATTACGACCAGTTTGGTCATGCGGATCCAAACCAAGGATTTGGTGGTTTCGGAGGTGGCGGTGATGGCTTTGGGTTTGAAGATATCTTCAGCACGTTTTTCGGCGGCGGTGGTGGTCGCCGACGTGATCCAAATGCACCGCGAAAAGGTGATGATTTACAATACTCCATGACAATTGATTTTATGGAAGCTGTTTTCGGTAAAGAAACTGAGATTGAAATTCCGAAAGAAGAAAACTGTGACACATGTGAAGGCTCAGGCGCTAAAAAAGGAACATCTCCTAAAACATGTAATCATTGTGGTGGTTCAGGACAAATCAGCGTGACGCAAAACACGCCGCTTGGCCAGATGGTAAATCGCAGAGCATGTCCACAGTGTCAAGGGACAGGTAAAATCATCCCGGAAAAATGTACAACATGCCATGGTGCAGGAAAAGTGACGAAAAGAAAAAAAATCAAGGTCACGATTCCAGAAGGTGTTGACGATGGGCAACAGCTACGCGTATCAGGTCAAGGGGAACCAGGTCATAAAGGCGGCCCAGCAGGTGATTTGTACATCGTGTTCCGCGTCAAACCGCATGAGAAATTTATCCGTGAAGATGACGATATTTACTTAGAGCTCGGTTTAACGTATCCACAAGCCGCACTTGGCGATGAAATCGAAGTGCCGACTGTACAAGGCGATGTGAAGTTGAAAATCCCAGCAGGTACTCAAACAGGTACACGCTTCCGCTTGAAAGGCAAGGGTGTCAAAAACGTTCATGGCCGTGGAATTGGTGACCAGCATGTCATTGTGAAAGTATTGACACCGAAAAAAATGACTGAAAAACAAAAAGAATTGATGCGTGAATTTGCAGCGATTAGCGGCAATACACCTGACGAGTACTCTAGTTCATTATTCGATAAAATTAAACGAACAATCAAAGGCGACTGAAAGGATGAAATCATTTGAAATGGTCGGAAGTTGCGATTCATACAACGCATGAAGCGACAGAAGCAGTTGCGAATATTTTACATGAAGCAGGTGCTAGTGGAGTCGTTATTGAAGATTCTGCAGAGCCAGACCGTATTCATGAAGACCGTTACGGGGAAATCTATGCGCTCGACAAAAACGATTTTCCAACAGACGGCGTGATTGTAAAAGCCTATTTACCTGTCAATAGTTTTTTAATCGAAACGGTGAAAGACATTAGTCAATCTATAGAAGGGCTAGCGGAATTTGGCCTAGATATCGGGAAAAATGTCATTCAGACGAACGAAGTCGATGAAGAAGATTGGGCAACTGCATGGAAACAATATTACCATCCAGTGAAAATTTCCGGCCGCTTTACGATTGTTCCGACTTGGGAGCAGTATGAACCTGTAGAATCTGATGAACTGATTATTGAATTGGACCCAGGGATGGCATTTGGCACAGGGACTCATCCAACGACGGTTATGTGCTTGCAGGCGCTTGAGAAGTATGTCAAGCCTGGAAGTACAGTCGTAGACGTTGGGACGGGGTCAGGTGTCCTGTCAATTGGTGCGGCACTATTAGGCGCATCTCGCGTACATGCACTCGATTTAGATGAGGTTGCGGTTGTTGCAGCGAAAGAGAACATCGCATTGAATAAAGTCGATGAAATTATCGAAGTCACACATGGTAATCTACTGGACTCGGTAAAAGTGCCTGCGAATATTATCATCGCAAATATTCTTGCAGAAGTCATTTTGTCGTTTTCAGGAGATGCTTATGCAATTTTGCCGGAAGATGGGCTATTCATCGTTTCGGGAATCATTGGACAGAAGCGTGATCTAGTGAAGGATGATTTAATCGCTAAAGGCTTCGATATCATTGAGTCTGTCTTAATGGAAGATTGGGTTGCCATCGTTGCCCAGAAAAGGGGCGTGTAACGTCTTGCAACGTTATTTCCTAGAAGCGCCATTTGATGCGGAAGGCAATGCTGTAATCACTGGAGAAGACGGTAAACATATTGTTCGCGTGATGCGGATGGGAGTCGGGGATCAGGTGATTGCTGTATCAAATGGAGAGGCGTTTGTCTCTGAAATTATAGTGTTATTAGCAGAAGGTGTTCAGATTGAGCGCCAAGAAGGCCCCCTAGTAGCCAATGAAATGCCCGTCCGTGTGACGATCGCCTGCGGTTTACCAAAAGGAGACAAGCTGGATTTAATCGTCCAAAAAGGGACGGAGCTTGGTATGGCAGGGATGATTCCATTTGAAGCCGAGCGCTCCATCGTTAAGTGGGATGCAAAAAAAGGCGGCAAAAAAGTAGAGCGGCTACAAAAGATTGCGAAAGAGGCTGCCGAACAGTGCCACCGCACGGTTATTCCTACGGTGGCAACGCCTTGTTCGTTTAAGCAGTTATTGGCAGAAGTGAGTCATTATGACGTGTTGCTAATTGCGGACGAAGAAGATGCAAAAAGTGGAGAGCCACATAGAATTGCGGAGAGACTCAAAAACATGTATCATAAACAGTCTGTATTAGCTGTTTTTGGTCCAGAAGGTGGTCTATCTAGAAAAGAGGCTGAAGTTTTACGCGCGGCCGGCTTTTTGCCAATGGCTTTAGGTCCGCGTATCCTCCGAACAGAGACAGCCCCTTTGTATTTATTGTCCGCAATGTCTTACGAATTTGAATGAAAGAGGTGAGCAGCCCATGTCGACGGTTGCTTTTCACACGTTAGGTTGCAAAGTTAATCATTACGAAACTGAGGCGATTTGGCAACTTTTTAAAGATGCTGAATATGAACGCGAAGATTTTGAGAAAAACGCTGATGTCTACGTTATCAATACATGTACAGTAACAAATACTGGCGATAAAAAAAGCCGACAGGTGATACGTCGTGCAATCCGAAGAAATCCTGATGCAGTTATTTGTGTCACGGGTTGTTATGCACAAACATCCCCAGCGGAAATTATGGCGATTCCAGGTGTAGATATTGTCGTTGGGACACAGGATCGTACAAAGCTCCTTGGGTTGATTGACGAATATCGTACGGGGCGCCAACCGATTAATGCGGTGCGTAACATTATGAAAAACAGAGTCTATGAAGAATTGGATGTACCCGCATTTACGGACCGTACACGTGCGTCACTGAAAATTCAAGAAGGCTGTAATAATTTCTGTACGTTCTGTATTATTCCGTGGGCACGCGGGCTGATGCGCTCACGTGATCCGCAAGAAGTGATTCGTCAAGCGCAGCAACTTGTTGATGCTGGTTACCTTGAACTTGTTTTGACGGGCATCCATACGGGCGGTTACGGAGAAGATTTAAAAGATTATAACCTGGCACGCCTGTTGCGAGACCTTGAAACACAAGTAACAGGGTTGAAGCGACTTCGTATTAGCTCGATTGAAGCAAGTCAAATAACGGATGAAGTCATTGATGTGCTGAGAGATTCGAACATCGTTGTTCGTCATCTGCATATTCCGATTCAATCTGGTTCGGATACGGTGTTAAAGCGGATGCGCAGGAAGTATACGATGGAATTCTTTGGAGAGCGTCTAGATCGTCTTCGTGAAGCTTTACCGGATTTGGCGATTACATCCGATGTTATCGTCGGTTTCCCGGGCGAAACAGAAGAAGAGTTTATGGATACGTATAATTTCATACGAGACTATCGTTTCTCTGAACTGCATGTTTTCCCTTATTCCATGCGAACAGGTACGCCTGCGGCAAGAATGGAAGACCAAATCGATGAAGAAGTGAAAAATGAACGCGTGCATCGTTTGCTTGAGCTAAATGATCAGCTTGCGAAACAATACGCATCTACTTTTGAAGACGAAGTATTGGAAGTCATTCCAGAATCGACGTACAAGCTTGATCCAGATAGTGGACTTTATGAAGGATATACAGACAACTATTTGAAAGTGGTTTTCCCGGCTGATGAATCGATGGTTGGTAAAATCGTCCGCGTGAAAATTACGAAACCAGGCTATCCTTACAACGAAGGCCAATTTGTCCGCGTTGTTGAAGAACAAAATGTATAAGATGATCCACAACGTGCAAAGCTATTCCAGCCCTTAACCGGCAGGAATGGCTTTTTTCGTGCAGAAATGAACCATTCTTGATATGATGGAAGAAGTACGGACAACTCCGAGGAGGTATTCCATTGAATACAACATTTGCAACGTATATTGATCACACATTATTAAAAGCAGACGCAACGCGGGAAGAAATTGTGACGCTCTGTCAAGAAGCACATCATTATTCATTTGCATCGGTCTGCGTCAACCCAGCGTGGGTGAAAACGGCTGCTGCAGAACTGGAAGGGTCTACTGTTAAAGTTTGTACTGTGATTGGTTTCCCACTTGGGGCATCAACTTCCGAAGTGAAAGCATTTGAAACAACAGACGCCATTCAAAAAGGCGCAGGCGAAATCGATATGGTTATTAATATTGGAGCGCTTCGCAGCGGAGACACTGATACTGTGCAAAAGGATATTGAAGCAGTCGTAGCTGCGGCTAAAGGGCAAGCGATTGTTAAAGTCATCATTGAAACGGCTCTTTTAACAGATCAGGAGAAAAGGAAAGCTTGTGAACTTGCTGTTTTAGCAGGAGCTGACTTTGTGAAGACATCAACGGGCTTCTCAACGGGTGGTGCTACAGAAGCGGATGTTAAGTTAATGAGAGCGGTTGTTGGACCAGAAACAGGCGTCAAAGCATCAGGCGGGGTTCGAAATGTGGAGGATTTGAAAAAAATGATTGATGCAGGTGCGACAAGAATCGGTGCCAGCTCAGGCGTTGAGATTATGAAGGGATTGGCGTCTAAAACGGATTATTAACAAGGACTATAGCTGGTGAATAAAGATATTTTCCCCCAGTTGATAAAAAGTGAGTGTCTACTGAATTAATTTTAAAAGTTTTATATTGACCTATTCTTAATTATGCGGTATAATTTTTGAGTACATAGCACCTGACTATGTTCCCAAGTATGTTTGGAGGGAGGGACAAGAGATATGTCGAAAACTGTCGTTCGTAAAAACGAATCGCTTGAAGATGCTCTTCGCCGCTTCAAACGTACTGTATCCAAAAGTGGAACAATACAAGAAGTAAGAAAGCATGAGTTTTATGAAAAACCAAGCGTAAAACGCAAAAAGAAGTCTGAAGCTGCTAGGAAACGTAAATTCTAATTTCCTTCTGCTATAAATCGGTCATCTTTACATTGTGAATGCAAACGTTCGTAAACCGGAAAATCCATTAATGGATTTTCCGGTTTATTTATATTTGAAGAAATTTTTGACCATACATAAATCATATTATGAGGAGTTGGTGTTAGGCGGTCGAGCTATTTTTAATTTCGAGTGAAATATAATTTTTTGTAATGAAAATGAAACTATTACGCATCTGAACCGTAGAAGAGCTATACTTAATTATAGGAGAAAGAGGTGAAATTCATAATGCATAAAATGATGGGAAGAATTCTTCTGTTCATTTTATTGATGTCGGCGATAACGCTTCCTTTTTCGGATACGAGTGCGAAGACGACTACAGTCTATAAAGTACCTATTCAAAATGAAGTGGAAAAAGGATTGTATGCATTTTTACAACGTTCATTTGCAGAAGCCGAAGAGGCAGGTGCAGAAGCTATTTTTCTTGTGATCGATACGCCGGGTGGTTTTACAGATGCGGCTGGAAAAATTGCTACGTTAATGGACGATACTGAATTGAAGATTATCGCTTATATCGATAATCGTGCGTTATCAGCAGGGGCTTTTCTAGCACTTCATGCAGATGAAATCTATATGGCACCAAGTGGTACCATGGGTGCTGCACAAGTGATTGATTCGGCGGGGAATGCGGCAGATGTGAAAGCAGACAGTGCGTGGCGAGCAGCAATGGTCAGTGCTGCCAAATCATCAAAACGTGATCCAGAGTATGCGTTAGCGATGGCGGATCCGAATATTGACCTACGAGCTTATCGTGCTGGTGTAGGCGAACTGTTAACATTGACAGCAGATGATGCCTTGGAGGTAAAATATAGTGAAGGGACTGTCGCCTCGTTTAACGAATTGCTCAAAGAGACCGGTTTTGAAAACGCCCAAGTTATTTCAACAAACGAAACGATTTCTGAAAGTATTGCACGTCTCATTACGCATCCCATTGTCGTGCCAATTTTGTTGTCCATTGCAGGACTAGGGCTTGTATTGGAGCTCTATTCACCGGGCTTCGGTGTGCCGGGAACGATGGCCATTGCGTCATTAGTTTTGTTTTTCTACGGTCATCTTGTTGCGGGGCTTGCAGGTTATGAGGCGCTCATTCTGTTTGTAATCGGTGTGGGTCTCGTCATTGCAGAGATTTTTCTACCGTTTGGCATAGCGGGGGCTGTAGGTGCGCTTGCAATTATTGGCAGTATCATTATGGCAGGCGGCAATCCGATGCATATGGCGATATCTGTCTTAATCGCGATTGCTATCGCTGTTACGGGGATGGTGATAATTATGAAGTTTTTCGGTAAGAAATTGCATTTACTCAACAAAGTTGTACTGATGGATTCGACGGATACGGAGCTTGGTTACGTGTCAAATGTGAATAGAGTGGAGCTACTTGGACGTGAGGCAAAAACGTCAACGCCACTGCGACCAGCAGGTACAGTTGAGCTAGATGGTGAACGAATTGATGTTGTTTCCGAAGGAAGTTACATTGACAGAGGAAAAAATGTTACCATTGTGAAGGTTGAAGGTTCCCGGATTGTTGTGAGGGAATTAGAAAAGAAAGGGGAGAATGAATAATGACAGCATTAGCAGGTTCAGCAGGTGTAATAGGTCTTGTCGCAATAATCGTTTTCGCCATTATTGTCTTGGCTGTATTTTTCACACTTGTCCCAGTAGCGCTATGGATTTCTGCCATGGCTGCAGGCGTACGCGTGAGCATCTTTACATTGATTGGTATGCGTCTTCGTCGAGTAATCCCGAGTCGCGTCGTGAATCCACTCATTAAGGCACATAAAGCAGGTTTAGACGTTGGTATTAACCAATTGGAGAGTCATTACTTGGCGGGAGGAAACGTTGACCGTGTCGTTAACGCTTTGATTGCAGCACACCGTGCGAATATCGAGCTTTCATTCGAGCGTGCAGCAGCAATCGATCTTGCCGGGCGTGACGTGCTAGAAGCAGTTCAAATGTCCGTTAACCCGAAAGTTATCGAAACACCGTTTATTGCGGGTGTGGCGATGAACGGGATTGAAGTAAAAGCGAAAGCGCGTATTACAGTGCGTGCGAATATTGACCGACTGGTTGGGGGAGCTGGAGAAGAAACGGTTGTTGCCCGTGTTGGTGAAGGGATCGTATCAACGATTGGTTCATCTGTCGACCATGCAAAAGTGTTGGAAAATCCAGATATGATTTCTCAAACAGTCTTGGCAAAAGGCCTTGACTCAGGAACAGCTTTTGAAATTTTATCGATTGATATTGCAGACGTTGATATCGGCAAAAACATCGGTGCAGAATTACAGACGGAGCAAGCGATGGCGGATAAGAGTATCGCCCAAGCGAAAGCGGAAGAGCGTCGTGCGATGGCCGTTGCAAGTGAACAAGAGATGAAAGCGAAAGTTGAAGAAATGCGTGCCAAAGTTGTTGGAGCAGAGGCAGAAGTTCCACTTGCGATGGCAGAAGCTCTACGTTCGGGGAATATTGGTATTATGGATTACGTGAATTACAAAAACATCCAAGCTGATACAAGTATGCGTGATTCCATCAGTAAATTAGGTGGCAATCATCCGGAGCAGGACAGTAAAAAATAATAGCGATAGGTAAGCCATTTCCTGGAAAGGGGATGCATGAATGGAACAGTTAATCATTTTTATCGTCTTGGCGATTTTAGGTTCTTTGTTTAATGGCAAAGGGAAGAAAAAAGAAGCCGAGAAAGGCCAAGCGAAGCCATTCGTGGCGCAACAAAAGCAACAAAATGATCCTGTCAAAAAGTTGAAAGAAATGTCGAAAGAAATGTACCGAGAGTTACAGAGGGAATTGCAAGATGAAACGAGTGAGCCGCCAAGTAGGCAAACACCACCGATTTCAACGCCGCAAAGACAGCCTGTACCTAAACCGATACAGATTGAACCGATAGCGCCTGTATCACGTGCGCCTATGGAGGAAAAGTCACGAGAAAAGCATCGTGGTCGTCTATCAGCGCATGGTGGTAGTGTGGCGCCAGTAGTAGCGATACCTAAGCAAGAGTTAATACCAAGAAACG from Sporosarcina sp. FSL K6-1522 includes the following:
- the prmA gene encoding 50S ribosomal protein L11 methyltransferase — its product is MKWSEVAIHTTHEATEAVANILHEAGASGVVIEDSAEPDRIHEDRYGEIYALDKNDFPTDGVIVKAYLPVNSFLIETVKDISQSIEGLAEFGLDIGKNVIQTNEVDEEDWATAWKQYYHPVKISGRFTIVPTWEQYEPVESDELIIELDPGMAFGTGTHPTTVMCLQALEKYVKPGSTVVDVGTGSGVLSIGAALLGASRVHALDLDEVAVVAAKENIALNKVDEIIEVTHGNLLDSVKVPANIIIANILAEVILSFSGDAYAILPEDGLFIVSGIIGQKRDLVKDDLIAKGFDIIESVLMEDWVAIVAQKRGV
- the dnaK gene encoding molecular chaperone DnaK, with protein sequence MSKIIGIDLGTTNSVVAVYEGGEPKVIPNPEGNRTTPSVVAFKNGEKQVGEVAKRQSITNPNTIMSVKRHMGSDYKVKVDDKEYTPQEVSAMILQYMKGYAEEYLGEPVTKAVITVPAYFSDAQRQATQDAGKIAGLEVERIINEPTAAALAYGLDKTDEDQTILVYDLGGGTFDVSILELGDGVFQVLATAGDNQLGGDDFDDVIINYLVEEFRKENGIDLSKDKMAMQRLKDGAEKAKKDLSGVTSAQISLPFITAGEAGPLHLEVSLSRAKFDELTAHLVERSMVPTRQAMKDAGLSSSQIDRVILVGGSTRIPAVQDAIQKETGKEPYKGVNPDEVVAMGAAVQGSILSGDVTDVVLLDVTPLSLGIETMGNVFTKLIERNTTIPTSKSQVFSTAADNQPAVDIHVLQGERPMSADNKTLGRFQLTDIPPAPRGVPQIEVTFDIDKNGIVTVKAKDLGTQKEQDITIQASSGLSDEEIERMVKDAEANAEADQKRKEEADLKNEADQLVFMAEKTLKDLEGKVSEEEVKNVEEAKEELKAALEAGDFDEIRAKKEKLEEIVQQMTMKLYEQAAAEGAEGAENAGGPQDDGVVDADFEEIIDEDKK
- the mtaB gene encoding tRNA (N(6)-L-threonylcarbamoyladenosine(37)-C(2))-methylthiotransferase MtaB — protein: MSTVAFHTLGCKVNHYETEAIWQLFKDAEYEREDFEKNADVYVINTCTVTNTGDKKSRQVIRRAIRRNPDAVICVTGCYAQTSPAEIMAIPGVDIVVGTQDRTKLLGLIDEYRTGRQPINAVRNIMKNRVYEELDVPAFTDRTRASLKIQEGCNNFCTFCIIPWARGLMRSRDPQEVIRQAQQLVDAGYLELVLTGIHTGGYGEDLKDYNLARLLRDLETQVTGLKRLRISSIEASQITDEVIDVLRDSNIVVRHLHIPIQSGSDTVLKRMRRKYTMEFFGERLDRLREALPDLAITSDVIVGFPGETEEEFMDTYNFIRDYRFSELHVFPYSMRTGTPAARMEDQIDEEVKNERVHRLLELNDQLAKQYASTFEDEVLEVIPESTYKLDPDSGLYEGYTDNYLKVVFPADESMVGKIVRVKITKPGYPYNEGQFVRVVEEQNV
- the rpsU gene encoding 30S ribosomal protein S21, whose amino-acid sequence is MSKTVVRKNESLEDALRRFKRTVSKSGTIQEVRKHEFYEKPSVKRKKKSEAARKRKF
- the deoC gene encoding deoxyribose-phosphate aldolase; the protein is MNTTFATYIDHTLLKADATREEIVTLCQEAHHYSFASVCVNPAWVKTAAAELEGSTVKVCTVIGFPLGASTSEVKAFETTDAIQKGAGEIDMVINIGALRSGDTDTVQKDIEAVVAAAKGQAIVKVIIETALLTDQEKRKACELAVLAGADFVKTSTGFSTGGATEADVKLMRAVVGPETGVKASGGVRNVEDLKKMIDAGATRIGASSGVEIMKGLASKTDY
- a CDS encoding nodulation protein NfeD, with translation MHKMMGRILLFILLMSAITLPFSDTSAKTTTVYKVPIQNEVEKGLYAFLQRSFAEAEEAGAEAIFLVIDTPGGFTDAAGKIATLMDDTELKIIAYIDNRALSAGAFLALHADEIYMAPSGTMGAAQVIDSAGNAADVKADSAWRAAMVSAAKSSKRDPEYALAMADPNIDLRAYRAGVGELLTLTADDALEVKYSEGTVASFNELLKETGFENAQVISTNETISESIARLITHPIVVPILLSIAGLGLVLELYSPGFGVPGTMAIASLVLFFYGHLVAGLAGYEALILFVIGVGLVIAEIFLPFGIAGAVGALAIIGSIIMAGGNPMHMAISVLIAIAIAVTGMVIIMKFFGKKLHLLNKVVLMDSTDTELGYVSNVNRVELLGREAKTSTPLRPAGTVELDGERIDVVSEGSYIDRGKNVTIVKVEGSRIVVRELEKKGENE
- the floA gene encoding flotillin-like protein FloA (flotillin-like protein involved in membrane lipid rafts), producing the protein MTALAGSAGVIGLVAIIVFAIIVLAVFFTLVPVALWISAMAAGVRVSIFTLIGMRLRRVIPSRVVNPLIKAHKAGLDVGINQLESHYLAGGNVDRVVNALIAAHRANIELSFERAAAIDLAGRDVLEAVQMSVNPKVIETPFIAGVAMNGIEVKAKARITVRANIDRLVGGAGEETVVARVGEGIVSTIGSSVDHAKVLENPDMISQTVLAKGLDSGTAFEILSIDIADVDIGKNIGAELQTEQAMADKSIAQAKAEERRAMAVASEQEMKAKVEEMRAKVVGAEAEVPLAMAEALRSGNIGIMDYVNYKNIQADTSMRDSISKLGGNHPEQDSKK
- a CDS encoding 16S rRNA (uracil(1498)-N(3))-methyltransferase, translated to MQRYFLEAPFDAEGNAVITGEDGKHIVRVMRMGVGDQVIAVSNGEAFVSEIIVLLAEGVQIERQEGPLVANEMPVRVTIACGLPKGDKLDLIVQKGTELGMAGMIPFEAERSIVKWDAKKGGKKVERLQKIAKEAAEQCHRTVIPTVATPCSFKQLLAEVSHYDVLLIADEEDAKSGEPHRIAERLKNMYHKQSVLAVFGPEGGLSRKEAEVLRAAGFLPMALGPRILRTETAPLYLLSAMSYEFE
- the dnaJ gene encoding molecular chaperone DnaJ; translation: MSKRDYYEVLGLTKSASKDEIRKAYRSLSKKYHPDLNKAADAEEKFKEATEAYEVLSDETKKANYDQFGHADPNQGFGGFGGGGDGFGFEDIFSTFFGGGGGRRRDPNAPRKGDDLQYSMTIDFMEAVFGKETEIEIPKEENCDTCEGSGAKKGTSPKTCNHCGGSGQISVTQNTPLGQMVNRRACPQCQGTGKIIPEKCTTCHGAGKVTKRKKIKVTIPEGVDDGQQLRVSGQGEPGHKGGPAGDLYIVFRVKPHEKFIREDDDIYLELGLTYPQAALGDEIEVPTVQGDVKLKIPAGTQTGTRFRLKGKGVKNVHGRGIGDQHVIVKVLTPKKMTEKQKELMREFAAISGNTPDEYSSSLFDKIKRTIKGD